A DNA window from Streptomyces canus contains the following coding sequences:
- a CDS encoding MerR family DNA-binding transcriptional regulator, with amino-acid sequence MCRGFTVGGATTYRISQLAERHRHPAATLRFYETTGLLSAERKAFG; translated from the coding sequence TTTACCGTCGGTGGTGCGACGACCTACCGCATATCGCAGCTGGCCGAGCGCCACCGGCATCCGGCCGCAACGCTGCGCTTCTACGAGACCACCGGACTACTGTCGGCCGAGCGGAAGGCGTTCGGATAG